In the Pungitius pungitius chromosome 5, fPunPun2.1, whole genome shotgun sequence genome, one interval contains:
- the pole gene encoding DNA polymerase epsilon catalytic subunit A, which produces MVLQNSGRYRAQRGQSGGDHENQDDGAAMSALKRLERCQFTDEMDARFGFDRMKEPGEKTGWLINMHPAEILDDDKRMISAVDYYFIQEDGSRFKVALAFKPYFYIATKKNCEREVISYFSRKFQGKVAKLEVISKEDLDLPNHLVGLKRSYIKLSFSTLDDLLKVKREINPAVRKNREREQSNDSYTSMLSSALAGGNVTSADEDGTSRSISDQLDNIVDMREHDVPYHVRLSIDLKIHVAHWYNVRYRGSAYPPEIVRRDDLVERPDPVVMAFDIETTKLPLKFPDAESDQIMMISYMIDGQGFLITNREIVSENIEDFEFTPKPEYEGPFTVFNEDDEAALIQRWFDHVQETKPNIFVTYNGDFFDWPFIETRAALHGRTMYREIGFQKDNQGEYKSSQAIHMDCLRWVKRDSYLPVGSHNLKAAAKAKLGYDPVELDPEEMCRMATEEPQTLATYSVSDAVATYYLYMKYVHPFIFALCTIIPMDPDEVLRKGSGTLCEALLMVQAFHANIIFPNKQEQVFNKLTDDGHVMDSETYVGGHVEALESGVFRSDIPCRFKMNPAAFDFLIQRVEKTMRHAIEEEEKIPLDQVTNFNEVCEEIKNKLTSLKEVPNRIECPLIYHLDVGAMYPNIILTNRLQPSAMVDEATCAACDFNKPGASCQRRMAWQWRGEIMPASRSEFHRIQQQLESEKFPPFFPNGPPRAFHTLNREEQAKHEKKRLADYCKRAYKKTHVTKREQRVTTICQRENSFYVDTVRAFRDRRYEFKGLHKVWKKKLSAAQDSGDAAEMKRCRNMEILYDSLQLAHKCILNSFYGYVMRKGARWYSMEMAGIVCYTGANIITQARELIEQIGRPLELDTDGIWCVLPNTFPENFVVKTSNEKKPKVTISYPGAMLNILVKEGFTNDQYHELVDPASLSYNIRSENSIFFEVDGPYLAMILPASKEEGKKLKKRYAVFNEDGSLAELKGFEVKRRGELQLIKIFQSSVFEAFLKGTTLEEVYASVAKVADYWLDVLYSKAANMPDTELFELISENRSMSRKLEDYGEQKSLSISTAKRLAEFLGDQMVKDAGLSCRYVISRKPEGSPVTERAIPLAIFQAEPSVTKHFLRKWLKMPSLHDLDIRSILDWSYYIERLGSAIQKIITIPAALQQVKNPVPRVRHPDWLHKKLLEKNDIYKQKKISELFTSEGKRQVAHQPFEAGQAADIEDFGMPTKPLQPAILITTKRKRASQGEDSQVESQDVELTQSWREILGPPPTMGKTREERLVWLRYHKKKWELQLRQRKERKKRRRLLDGQAQPVSGGVIRDGPTTGLGSFLRRTARSILDMPWQIVQIAETSHPGLYKLWAVIGNDLHCMKLNIPRVFYVNQKVPKQEEGATYKKVNRMLPRSNIVYYLYEYCVPEDMYQEHINEINADLSAPDIEGVYETQVPLLFRALVRLGCVCMINKHVVRDLAGREADTFDLEHLEMRSLAQFSYLEPGSVRHIYLYHHSQGHKALFGLFIPSQRKASIFVLDTVRSNQMPNLTNLYTAERTALLEKTSEDLLPPEKHNFEVRAENDAKAINRALQRILLNYKDERRGPTLIAVQSNWDLRRLAAAMPVLEEFPVVPVHVVDEISYNMLDWQRHGARRMIRHYLNLDSCLSQAFDMARYYHLPVGNLPQDVSIFGSDLFLARHLRKHNHLMWLSPTARPDLGGKEADDSRLVMESDDRGSVEINSQGCYSTVCVELDLQSLAVNTILQSQHVNDMEGGASLGVSFDVIQQASLEEMMSGNQGASALASYDETALCSNTFRILKSMVVGWVREITQYHNVYADNQVMHFYRWLRSPSSLLYDPALHRTLHNMMKKVFLQLVSEFKRLGSTVVYGNFNRIMLCTKKRRIDDAIGYVEYITNSIHSREIFHSLSISFSRCWEFLLWMDPSNYGGVKGKLPSSTMSGEVGAKQKKQSARDGDEVSEDEDEDEAEAEEDDGDRDEVEELIESNWNIMQYLPQTASCQKYFLMIVSAYIAAVYHSMKAELRRNAPGATPVKRRGGSQASQQAVGDLSALPGMISFSQEYVSDELTQNFFTITQKIQKKVTGTRSVNQASEMFPVLPGSHLPLNNPALEFIKYVCQVLSLDSNIVNQVNKLKRDLLRLVDVGEFSGEAQFSDPCSSYILPEVICHQCNFCRDLDLCKDPSVAQDGSVLPQWFCSNCQAQYETECIEMALVEALQKKLMSYMLQDLVCTKCKGVKEANMPLYCRCAGDFDLTFPIKSFSEQIKVFRNIASHYSMSFLEETIDWVVVMSPQISQNAQ; this is translated from the exons ATGGTTCTACAAAACAGCGGACGGTACCGGGCGCAGCGAGGACAAAGTGGAGGGGACCATGAGAACCA gGACGATGGAGCCGCGATGTCGGCCCTCAAGCGGCTGGAGCGCTGCCAGTTCACCGACGAGATGGACGCCCGCTTCGGCTTCGACAGGATGAAGGAGCCGGGGGAGAAAACGGGCTGGCTGATCAACATGCATCCT GCTGAGATCCTGGACGATGACAAGAGGATGATCAGTGCTGTGGACTATTATTTCATACAGGAAGATGGTAGCAGGTTTAAG GTGGCCCTCGCATTCAAGCCATATTTTTACATTGCTACTAAAAAG AACTGTGAGAGAGAAGTTATCTCATACTTTTCAAGAAAGTTTCAAGGAAAGGTGGCAAAGCTTGAAGTTATCTCAAAAGAGGACCTAGACCTG CCCAATCATTTAGTTGGCCTGAAGAGAAGCTACATCAAGCTGTCATTCAGCACCTTGGACGACCTCCTCAAGGTCAAGCGTGAGATCAATCCAGCAGTGCGcaagaacagagagagggagcagtcCAATGACTCCTACACATCGATGCTCTCGAG TGCCTTAGCAGGAGGCAACGTGACCTCAGCAGATGAAGACGGGACGTCAAGGAGTATTTCGGACCAGCTGGACAACATAGTGGACATGAGAGAGCACGACGTGCCCTATCACGTGCGGTTGTCCATCGACCTCAAGATCCACGTG GCCCACTGGTACAACGTCCGATACAGAGGCAGCGCTTACCCGCCTGAGATTGTTCGGAGAGACGATCTTGTAGAGCGACCG gacCCTGTTGTTATGGCTTTTGACATCGAGACCACAAAGCTTCCACTGAAGTTCCCTGACGCAGAGAGCGATCAGATTATGATGATTTCGTACATGATTGATGGGCAG gggtTTCTAATCACCAACAGAGAGATCGTCTCTGAGAACATTGAAGATTTTGAATTCACTCCCAAACCTGAATATGAAGGGCCTTTCACAGTTTTCAACGAGGATGACGAG GCGGCTCTCATTCAGAGGTGGTTTGATCACGTTCAAGAAACCAAGCCAAACATCTTTGTGACCTACAACGGGGACTTCTTTGACTG GCCTTTCATAGAGACCCGGGCCGCGCTCCATGGACGGACCATGTACAGGGAGATCGGTTTCCAGAAGGACAACCAGGGAGAGTACAAGTCCAGTCAGGCCATCCACATGGACTGCTTGAG GTGGGTGAAGAGAGACAGCTATCTGCCAGTGGGGAGCCATAATTTGAAGGCGGCAGCAAAGGCCAAATTGGGCTACGACCCGGTGGAGCTGGACCCGGAGGAGATGTGCCGCATGGCCACTGAAGAGCCACAA ACTTTAGCTACCTACTCTGTGTCCGATGCCGTGGCCACTTATTACCTGTACATGAAATATGTTCACCCCTTCATCTTCGCTCTGTGCACCATCATCCCCATGGACCCGGATGAG GTGCTGCGTAAAGGTTCTGGGACACTTTGCGAAGCTCTGCTCATGGTGCAGGCCTTCCACGCAAACATCATCTTTCCAAACAAGCAGGAGCAGGTTTTTAACAAACTGACAGACGACGGCCACGTCATGGACTCAGAGACCTACGTGGGTGGTCACGTGGAGGCGCTGGAGTCTGGAGTGTTTCGCAGTGACATTCCCTGCCGTTTCAAGATG AACCCAGCTGCATTTGACTTCTTGATACAAAGAGTTGAGAAGACGATGCGCCATGCcattgaggaagaggagaaaatacCTTTGGATCAAGTCACTAACTTTAATGAG GTGTGTGAGGagattaaaaataaactgacaTCCCTAAAGGAGGTCCCAAACAGGATTGAATGCCCCCTTATCTACCATCTGGACGTTGGGGCAATGTACCCCAATATCATCCTCACCAACCGTCTGCAG CCATCCGCGATGGTTGATGAAGCCACTTGTGCTGCCTGTGACTTTAACAAACCCGGAGCCTCCTGCCAGAGGAGGATGGCCTGGCAGTGGAGAGGAGAAATTA TGCCTGCCAGTCGCAGTGAGTTCCACCGCATCCAGCAGCAACTCGAGTCTGAGAAGTTCCCGCCGTTCTTCCCCAACGGTCCTCCTCGGGCCTTCCACACTCTGAACAGGGAGGAGCAGGCCAAACACGAGAAGAAACGCCTGGCAG ACTACTGTAAGAGGGCGTATAAGAAGACTCATGTCACCAAGCGGGAGCAGCGAGTTACCACCATCTGTCAGAGAGAAAATTCCTTCTACGTTGACACCGTGAGAGCTTTCAGAGATCGACGTTATGAATTCAAAGGGCTTCATAAG GTGTGGAAGAAGAAACTGTCAGCTGCTCAGGACAGCGGAGACGCTGCTGAGATGAAGCGCTGCAGAAACATGGAGATCCTGTACGATTCCCTTCAGCTGGCTCACAAATGTATTCTAAACTCTTTTTACGGCTACGTCATGAGGAAAGG GGCACGCTGGTACTCCATGGAGATGGCTGGCATTGTGTGCTATACTGGAGCCAACATCATCACTCAGGCCAGAGAGCTCATCGAACAAATCGG GAGGCCCCTCGAGTTGGACACTGACGGTATCTGGTGTGTTCTGCCCAACACCTTCCCGGAGAACTTCGTGGTGAAAACCAGCAATGAGAAGAAGCCCAAAGTGACCATCTCTTACCCAGGGGCCATGCTGAACATTTTGGTGAAGGAGGGATTCACCAACGATCAGTACCACGAGCTTGTGGACCCGGCGTCCCTTAGTTACAACATCCGGTCGGAGAACAGCATCTTCTTTGAGGTGGACGGACCGTACCTGGCCATGATCCTGCCGGCCTcaaaggaggaagggaagaagctGAAGAAAAG GTACGCTGTGTTTAACGAGGACGGCTCCCTGGCTGAGTTGAAAGGTTTTGAAGTGAAGAGAAGGGGAGAGCTGCAGCTCATTAAGATCTTCCAGTCGTCCGTTTTTGAGGCTTTCCTGAAAGGAACCACTCTGGAGGAGGTGTACGCCTCCGTGGCCAAAGTGGCTGACTACTGGTTGGACGTTCTGTACAGCAAG GCCGCCAACATGCCGGACACGGAGCTGTTTGAACTGATTTCAGAGAATCGTTCGATGTCCAGAAAGCTGGAGGACTACGGGGAGCAGAAGTCCTTGTCCATCAGCACAGCTAAGAGACTGGCCGAGTTCCTGGGAGACCAAATGGTGAAGGATGCTGGGCTGAGCTGTCGCTACGTCATCTCTCGCAAACCCGAGGGTTCGCCTGTCACAGAAAG aGCCATTCCGCTTGCCATTTTCCAGGCTGAACCCAGTGTGACAAAACATTTCCTTCGTAAGTGGTTGAAAATGCCCAGCCTGCATGACCTGGACATCCGCTCT ATTCTCGATTGGAGTTATTACATCGAGCGGTTGGGGAGTGCCATCCAGAAAATCATCACCATCCCTGCAGCTCTTCAGCAG GTGAAGAATCCGGTACCCCGAGTGAGGCACCCGGACTGGCTTCACAAGAAACTGCTGGAGAAAAATGATATCTACAAGCAGAAGAAAATCAGTGAGCTGTTCACCAGTGAGGGCAAGAGACAG GTGGCCCATCAGCCTTTTGAAGCAGGCCAAGCTGCGGACATAGAGGACTTTGGGATGCCGACCAAGCCTCTGCAGCCGgccatcctcatcaccaccaaGCGGAAGCGGGCTTCTCAGGGAGAGGACAGCCAGGTGGAGTCTCAGGACGTCGAGCTCACTCAGTCCTGGAGAGAGATCCTGGGGCCGCCCCCAACTATGGGAAAGACACGG GAGGAGAGGCTTGTGTGGCTGCGTTACCACAAGAAGAAGTGGGAGCTGCAGCTGagacagaggaaggagagaaagaagaggagaaggctTCTTGATGGGCAAGCTCAACCTGTGAGTGGAGGAGTGATCAGAGATGGCCCCACCACCGGCCTGGGGAGCTTCCTCCGCAGAACAGCCCGCAGCATCCTGGACATGCCCTGGCAaattgtccag ATTGCAGAGACTAGTCATCCTGGTCTGTACAAGTTgtgggctgtgattggaaatgaCCTCCATTGCATGAAGCTCAACATCCCTCGGGTCTTCTATGTCAACCAGAAAGTTCCAAAACAGGAGGAGGGCGCCACATACAAAAAG gTGAACCGCATGCTGCCTCGCTCCAACATTGTGTACTACCTTTATGAGTATTGTGTACCAGAAGACATGTACCAGGAGCACATCAATGAGATCAACGCTGACCTGTCTGCCCCGGACATTGAAGGGGTCTATGAAACACag GTCCCTTTGCTGTTTCGTGCACTGGTGCGACTCGGATGCGTGTGCATGATCAATAAACATGTTGTGAGGGATCTGGCTGGCAGGGAGGCCGACACGTTTGACCTGGAGCATCTGGAGATGAGGTCTCTTGCCCAGTTCAGCTACTTGGAACCag GGAGTGTTCGCCACATTTACCTGTATCATCACAGTCAGGGTCACAAGGCTCTGTTTGGCCTGTTCATCCCCTCTCAGCGCAAAGCCAGCATCTTTGTTCTGGACACA GTGAGAAGCAACCAGATGCCCAACCTGACTAACCTCTACACAGCTGAGCGCACTGCTCTCCTGGAAAAGACGAGCGAAGACCTCCTGCCTCCAGAGAAACACAACTTTGAGGTCCGGGCTGAAAACGACGCAAAGGCTATCAACCGCGCGCTTCAACGCATACTGCTAAACTACAAG GACGAGCGCCGCGGGCCCACCCTCATCGCGGTGCAGTCAAACTGGGACCTGCGGCGCTTGGCAGCAGCGATGCCGGTGCTCGAAGAGTTCCCAGTCGTTCCGGTACACGTGGTCGACGAGATCAGCTACAACATGCTGGACTGGCAACGCCACGGGGCCCGGCGCATGATCCGCCACTACCTCAACCTGGACAGCTGCTTGTCACAGGCTTTCGACATGGCCAG gtATTACCACTTACCTGTGGGGAACTTGCCTCAGGACGTGTCTATCTTCGGCTCAGACTTGTTCCTGGCAAGACATCTACGGAAACACAACCATCTGATGTGGCTTTCACCCACAGCCAGGCCCGACCTCGGAGGAAAAGAGGCCGATGACAGCCGACTGGTCATGGAAAGCGATGACCGGGGCTCTGTGGAGATCAATTCTCAAGGATGCTATTCCACAG tgtgtgtggagTTGGACCTGCAGAGCCTGGCAGTTAACACCATCCTCCAATCCCAACACGTCAACGACATGGAGGGAGGAGCTAGCCTGGGTGTCAGTTTTGATGTGATCCAGCAGGCCTCGCTGGAGGAAATGATGTCGGGCAACCAGGGCGCCAGCGCTCTCGCTAGCTATGACGAAACTGCGCTCTGCTCCAACACCTTCAG GATCCTGAAGAGCATGGTGGTTGGATGGGTCAGAGAGATCACGCAGTACCACAACGTGTACGCGGACAACCAGGTGATGCACTTCTACCGCTGGCTGCGCTCCCCCAGCTCTCTGCTCTATGACCCCGCACTGCACCGCACCTTGCACAATATGATGAAGAAGGTGTTTCTACA GTTGGTTTCAGAGTTCAAACGTCTCGGCTCCACTGTGGTGTATGGAAACTTCAACAGGATCATGTTGTGCACTAAGAAACGCAGGATAGATGATGCCATCGGCTATGTGGAGTACATCACCAACAG CATCCACTCCAGGGAAATCTTCCACTCTttgtccatctccttctcccGATGCTGGGAGTTCCTGCTGTGGATGGATCCATCCAACTACGGCGGTGTGAAGGGAAAACTGCCCTCCAGCACGATGTCTGGAGAG gtAGGAGCCAAACAGAAGAAACAGAGCGCCAGGGATGGAGATGAGGTcagtgaggatgaggatgaggatgaagcaGAGGCGGAGGAAGATGATGGTGATAGAGATGAGGTGGAGGAGCTAATCGAGAGCAACTGGAACATCATGCAGTATCTGCCACAAACTGCCTCCTGCCAGAAATACTTCCTCATGATTGTCTCTG CCTACATTGCCGCGGTGTATCACAGCATGAAAGCGGAGCTGAGGCGGAACGCTCCTGGAGCGACGCCAGTCAAGAGACGTGGCGGCAGCCAGGCTTCCCAGCAGGCCGTGGGGGATTTGAGTGCGCTTCCTG GAATGATTTCCTTCTCCCAGGAATATGTGTCCGACGAGCTGACGCAGAACTTCTTCACTATCACTCAAAAAATCCAGAAGAAGGTGACGGGTACTCGGAGTGTCAACCAAGCCTCAGAGATGTTCCCTGTCCTTCCCGGATCTCACCTGCCACTCAACAACCCAGCTCTGGAGTTTATCAAATATGTCTGCCAG GTGCTTTCGCTTGATTCCAACATAGTGAACCAGGTGAACAAGCTGAAGAGGGACCTCCTGCGTCTGGTGGACGTCGGAGAGTTTTCGGGGGAAGCCCAGTTCAGTGACCCCTGTAGCTCCTACATCCTGCCTGAGGTCATCTGCCACCAATGCAATTTCTGTCGTGACCTTGACCTCTGCAAGGACCCTTCTGTGGCACAA GATGGATCGGTTTTGCCTCAGTGGTTCTGCTCCAACTGCCAGGCGCAGTATGAGACTGAGTGCATTGAGATGGCTCTGGTGGAGGCTCTGCAGAAGAAACTGATGAGCTACATGCTGCAGGACCTG GTGTGTACTAAATGTAAAGGAGTGAAGGAGGCAAACATGCCTCTGTACTGCAGATGTGCCGGAGACTTTGACCTCACGTTTCCAATCAAG AGCTTCTCGGAGCAGATCAAAGTGTTTCGCAACATAGCGTCCCACTACAGCATGAGCTTCCTGGAGGAGACCATTGACTGGGTAGTTGTTATGAGCCCACAGATTAGCCAGAACGCTCAATGA
- the pes gene encoding pescadillo, with amino-acid sequence MGGTVKKKYERGSVTNYITRNKARKKLQLSLPDFRRLCILKGIYPREPKNKKKVNKGSTAPRTFYLLKDIRFLLHEPIVRKFREYKIFVRKLKRAYGRTEYSAVERLKENKPAYKLDHIVKERYPSFIDALRDIDDALCMCFLFSTFARTGKCHVQTIQLCRRLTVEWMNYVIASRSLRKVFISIKGIYYQAEVMGQLITWLVPYQFSHDHPTDVDYRVMATFTELYTTLLGFVNFRLYHSLNLLYPPKLDVKSESELKGEDDDDYAMTSESYLEKLSSLSTTLAQVVSSTEEEEAELDKFPVEEEDVAKIEAREEERKQQEIEKKLFEGLKIFLNREVPRESLAFLIRCFGGEVSWDKSVCIGSTYDVTDETITHQIVDRPHIDKQYINRYYIQPQWVYDCVNAKILLPVEDYFLGVTLPPHLSPFVEEKDGDYVPPEKLKIMALQRGEKPVPATEEEEVEEDDSEEEEDDDDDDDDDDDNEVEEKTLKKMEEQRSLGKSLPVKVTAGKVKVDNPERLEQEEKAEEKRLAIMMMKKKEKYLYDKIMFGKKRKIREANKLAAKRKAHDDAEKSSKKKTRK; translated from the exons atgggaggTACTGTGAAGAAAAAG TATGAGAGGGGCTCTGTCACCAACTACATCACCAGAAACAAAGCTCGTAAGAAGTTACAGTTGAGCCTCCCGGACTTCAG GCGACTGTGCATCCTTAAGGGCATCTACCCTCGGGAgcccaaaaacaagaaaaaggtgAACAAGGGATCTACAGCTCCGAGGACTTTCTACCTGCTCAAAGACATCCGCTTTCTGCTGCATGAGCCAATTGTTCGCAAGTTCAGAGAATACAAG ATATTTGTACGCAAACTGAAAAGGGCTTATGGAAGAACAGAATATAGCGCTGTGGAGAGACTGAAGGAGAACAAGCCAGCCTACAAATTGGACCACATCGTCAAGGAAAG ATATCCCTCCTTTATTGATGCTCTCCGTGACATCGACGATGCACTCTGCATGTGCTTCCTCTTTTCCACCTTCGCCCGGACAGGAAAATGCCACGTACAGACAATCCAGCTGTGCAGACGCCTCACCGTCGAATGGATGAACTATGTGATTGCATCCCGTTCTCTCAGAAAG GTTTTTATCTCCATCAAGGGAATATATTACCAAGCTGAGGTGATGGGACAGCTCATTACATGGCTGGTGCCATATCAGTTCTCCCATGAT CACCCAACCGATGTTGACTACAGAGTAATGGCAACGTTCACAGAGCTGTATACCACTCTGTTGGGCTTCGTCAACTTCAGGCTCTACCATTCCCTCAACCTGCTCTACCCACCGAAG TTGGATGTAAAATCTGAGTCGGAGCTGAAGGGAGAGGATGATGACGACTACGCCATGACTTCAGAGAGCTACCTCGAG AAACTGTCCTCCTTGAGTACCACCCTGGCACAGGTTGTTTCctccacagaggaagaggaggctgaaCTTGACAAGTTTCCAGTCgaagag GAGGATGTGGCAAAGATCGAGGCCAGGGAAGAGGAACGGAAACAACAGGAAATTGAGAAAAAGCTTTTTGAGGGGCTTAAGATCTTCCTCAACAGAGAAGTGCCCCGAGAGTCGCTGGCTTTTCTCATCAG GTGTTTCGGTGGCGAAGTGTCCTGGGACAAGTCTGTTTGCATCGGCAGCACATACGATGTGACAGATGAGACCATCACGCATCAAATTGTTGACAGACCCCACATTGACAAACAGTATATCAACAG GTACTACATTCAGCCACAGTGGGTGTATGATTGTGTCAATGCCAAAATCCTTCTGCCTGTGGAAGACTACTTTCTTGGAGTGACTCTGCCGCCCCACCTCTCTCCCTTTGTGGAGGAGAAAGATGGAGACTATGTGCCCCCTGAGAAACTGAAGATCATGGCCTTGCAGCGAGGAGAAAAACCTG tCCCTGCcactgaagaggaggaggtagaggaaGACGacagtgaagaggaggaagacgacgacgatgatgatgatgatgatgacgacaacGAGGTTGAGGAGAAGACTCTGAAGAAGATGGAAGAACAAAGATCCCTTGGCAAG TCTCTGCCGGTCAAGGTGACAGCTGGTAAAGTGAAGGTAGACAACCCAGAACGcttggagcaggaggagaaagcaGAAGAGAAACGTCTGGCcatcatgatgatgaagaaaaaggaaaagtaccTTTACGATAAGATCATGTttggaaagaagagaaaaatccGAGAG GCTAACAAGCTGGCTGCCAAGAGGAAGGCCCATGATGACGCTGAAAAATCAAGCAAGAAAAAGACCAGGAAATGA
- the p2rx2 gene encoding P2X purinoceptor 2 has translation MCKIFHTFIMGLHVFMKEYFLGFWDYETPKVMVVKNKTLGFIYRGVQFLVITYFIWYVFISQKAYQETETRPESSVYTLMKGTAVHGDDILDTVEYARPSEGGDVISTILRREVTFNQKQGTCAEHFNVANANCTRDSDCVQGEVDFDGHGRRTGRCVPYYNHTFKTCEIQTWCPIEQYAVVIEPALLKAINFTVFIRNSIHFPRFKVLRGNIKDARSKRDIQKYLSKCHYNEEKEPYCPNFRLGYIADQAGEDFSELCRTGGVIGVFINWKCDLDLDPSNCKPTYSFRRLDLRKDLVNSGYHYRFAKYYSKDGVESRTLIKAYGIRLDVIVQGHAGKFSPIPTIISTVTTITSVGICTIICDWIMLNFIDKNEVYSDRKFDEITKEPAVPPPTELSYINSFGSNHSDLSDGVPL, from the exons ATGTGCAAAATATTTCATACGTTCATCATGGGACTACATGTTTTCATGAAGGAGTATTTTCTTGGTTTTTGGGACTATGAAACACCAAAGGTAATGGTGGTTAAAAACAAAACGCTTGGATTTATATATCGAGGCGTTCAATTTCTTGTGATTACCTATTTCATATG GTATGTCTTCATAAGTCAGAAAGCCTATCAAGAGACTGAAACCCGTCCAGAGAGCTCAGTTTACACGCTCATGAAAGGCACAGCAGTTCATGGAGATGATATCTTGGACACTGTGGAGTATGCGCGACCCTCAGAG GGTGGTGATGTCATTAGTACAATATTGAGACGAGAAGTTACATTTAATCAGAAGCAAGGGACCTGCGCTGAG CATTTCAACGTTGCCAACGCTAACTGCACAAGAGACTCTGACTGTGTACAGGGAGAGGTTGACTTTGATGGCCATG GAAGAAGGACCGGCAGATGTGTTCCATATTACAACCACACCTTCAAAACCTGCGAGATCCAAACCTGGTGTCCTATTGAGCAGTATGCTGTCGTAAT AGAACCAGCATTATTGAAGGCTATCAATTTCACAGTGTTCATCAGGAACTCTATCCACTTCCCCAGATTTAAAGTGCTAAG GGGAAATATCAAAGACGCTCGAAGTAAGCGTGACATACAGAAATACCTCAGTAAGTGTCATTATAATGAGGAGAAAGAGCCCTATTGTCCAAACTTCCGCTTGGGTTACATCGCTGATCAGGCTGGTGAGGATTTCAGTGAGCTCTGCAGGACT GGAGGAGTGATAGGGGTCTTTATCAACTGGAAGTGTGACCTGGACCTGGATCCTTCCAACTGCAAACCCACATACTCCTTCCGGCGCCTTGACCTCCGGAAGGATCTGGTCAACTCGGGTTACCATTACAG gtTTGCCAAATATTACAGTAAGGATGGGGTCGAGTCTCGGACTCTCATCAAAGCCTACGGTATCCGCCTGGACGTCATAGTTCAAGGACAT GCTGGTAAGTTCAGTCCCATTCCAACCATCATCAGCACGGTGACCACTATTACTTCAGTTGGGATT TGTACCATTATCTGTGACTGGATCATGCTGAATTTTATTGACAAGAATGAAGTCTACAGTGACAGAAAATTTGACGAG ATCACCAAGGAGCCCGCGGTGCCCCCTCCAACAGAGCTCAGCTACATCAACAGCTTCGGCTCCAACCATTCGGACTTGTCAGACGGCGTTCCGCTGTGA